The following DNA comes from Erigeron canadensis isolate Cc75 chromosome 3, C_canadensis_v1, whole genome shotgun sequence.
GATTTTTGCACAATTTTGTGCCTTTAGGTCTTGGTGCAGTTTGGAACACCGCAAAAGTTGAAGCGGGTTCGAATGTTGCTATTTTTGGTCTAGGAACTGTTGGTCTTGCGGTAAGTTAGCAACATAAGATGATTTATCCATCATCACCATAAAATGTTCAACATTATCTGTTACTGGAAACATTACAAGTGTGACTACCATGTGATAGGTGGCAGAGGGGGCAAAAGCAGCTGGTGCTGCTCGAATAATTGGGATAGACATTGACACCAGAAAGTTTGATCGAGGCATGTattattcttctttttattcttctttttgTAGAAAAGATGCTTTTTTGGAAAGAGGATGAGGAATTAAGTACAGCGATACTTAACTTAATGATGTGTTGCAGCAAAAAACTTTGGTGTGACTGAGTTTGTGAACCCAAAAGACCATGAGAAGCCGATACAGCAGGTTCTTGTTGATATGACTGATGGAGGAGTTGATTACAGCTTCGAGTGTATTGGCAATGTTTCCATAATGAGGGCTGCTTTGGAGTGCTGTCATAAGGTACACTGTTCAAGATTCATAAAAGTTTGTATTGTCAAATGGTTcctcttaattatttaaaatataagacACAAGTTATTTTAACGCAGGGATGGGGGACATCAGTTATTGTGGGTGTTGCAGCCTCGGGTCAAGAGATAGCCACCCGTCCATTTCAGCTGGTTACTGGTCGCGTTTGGAAAGGCACAGCCTTTGGTGGCTTTAAGAGCCGCACACAAGTTCCTCAGCTTGTtgataaatatatgaataagGTAAGCCAAACCCCACTCCAATTCCAATTAATTGCCGTTGCACTtgtaatttttagttttgagtTAAACTTTGcgatttgttttattgtttgcCAACAGGAAATCAAGATCGACGAGTACATAACACACAGTTTGACTCTGGAGGAGATCAACAAGGCTTTTGATTTGTTGCATGGAGGGGACTGTCTGCGTTGCGTGCTCAAGGTTTAAAACATGCCCCATCAGACATTGGTT
Coding sequences within:
- the LOC122591303 gene encoding alcohol dehydrogenase class-3 encodes the protein MSSSSTQGKVITCKAAVAYEANKPLVIEDVEVAPPQAGEVRVQILYTALCHTDAYTWSGKDPEGLFPCILGHEAAGIVESVGEGVTEVQPGDHVIPCYQAECKECKFCKSGKTNLCGKIRGATGVGVMMNDRKSRFSVRGTPIYHFMGTSTFSQYTVVHDVSVAKIDPKAPLEKVCLLGCGVPTGLGAVWNTAKVEAGSNVAIFGLGTVGLAVAEGAKAAGAARIIGIDIDTRKFDRAKNFGVTEFVNPKDHEKPIQQVLVDMTDGGVDYSFECIGNVSIMRAALECCHKGWGTSVIVGVAASGQEIATRPFQLVTGRVWKGTAFGGFKSRTQVPQLVDKYMNKEIKIDEYITHSLTLEEINKAFDLLHGGDCLRCVLKV